Proteins co-encoded in one Lates calcarifer isolate ASB-BC8 linkage group LG17, TLL_Latcal_v3, whole genome shotgun sequence genomic window:
- the adcyap1r1b gene encoding pituitary adenylate cyclase-activating polypeptide type I receptor isoform X2 — MMALDDPVNDPELGCPWMWDNLTCWQPARIGEVVEVNCPELFSQFMSEEDYELGKVSRNCTEFGWSETFPHYIDACLYEEGNSSQDMYYVSVKALYTVGYSTSLVSLTTAMVILCRFRKLHCTRNFIHMNLFVSFILRAISVFIKDGVLYAKEDSEHCFIHTLECRAVMIFFHYCVLSNYFWLFIEGLYLFTLLVETFFPEKRYFYWYIIIGWGTPTVCVTIWAVLRLHFDDIGCWDMNDNAAIWWVIKGPVLASIMINFVLFIGIIIILVQKLQSPDIGGNESSIYLRLARSTLLLIPLFGIHYTVFAFSPENVSKRERLVFELGLGSFQGFVVAVLYCFLNGEYIPQGAIGDQEEMAQLDGEQVLCCGPEAPTSFAGEQWGERGHAAVHPQQEQLADPHVQPAGRDPGHLSSTAGDAAAGPGAGPDAAKPTTPTLVPMTSLNNPFLNPYPNPYPDETMMETQLNSSDPEQPLV, encoded by the exons GTTGTCCATGGATGTGGGACAACCTGACGTGTTGGCAGCCGGCCAGGATCGGTGAAGTGGTCGAGGTCAACTGTCCCGAACTCTTCTCTCAGTTCATGAGTGAAGAAGACTACG AGCTGGGGAAGGTGAGTCGTAACTGCACTGAGTTTGGCTGGTCAGAGACCTTCCCTCACTACATCGATGCCTGCCTGTATGAGGAAGGAAACAGCAGCCAG GACATGTACTATGTGTCGGTGAAGGCTCTGTACACCGTGGGCTACAGCACCTCTTTGGTCTCTCTCACCACAGCCATGGTGATCCTGTGCAGGTTCAG GAAGTTGCACTGTACCAGGAACTTCATCCACATGAATCTATTTGTGTCGTTCATCCTGCGAGCTATTTCTGTCTTCATCAAAGACGGCGTGCTGTACGCCAAAGAGGACAGCGAGCACTGCTTCATACACACT CTGGAGTGTCGAGCAGTGATGATATTCTTCCACTACTGTGTCCTGTCTAACTACTTCTGGCTCTTCATTGAGGGTCTGtacctcttcactctgctggtGGAGACCTTCTTCCCCGAGAAGAGATACTTCTACTGGTACATCATCATTGGCTGGG GGACCCCCACGGTGTGCGTGACGATCTGGGCGGTGCTGAGGCTGCACTTTGATGATATAGG CTGTTGGGACATGAATGACAACGCTGCCATCTGGTGGGTGATAAAGGGACCTGTGCTAGCTTCCATCATG ATCAACTTTGTTCTCTTCATcggcatcatcatcatccttgTGCAGAAGTTACAGTCCCCAGATATCGGAGGAAATGAATCCAGTATTTACCT GAGGTTGGCCCGCTCTACTCTGCTACTGATTCCTCTGTTTGGGATCCACTACACTGTGTTCGCCTTCTCCCCCGAGAACGTCAGCAAGCGAGAGCGTCTGGTGTTTGAGCTCGGACTCGGATCCTTCCAG ggCTTTGTTGTGGCTGTCCTCTACTGCTTCCTGAATGGAGAG TATATCCCTCAAGGTGCAATCGGAGATCAAGAGGAAATGGCGCAGCTGGACGGTGAACAGGTACTTTGCTGTGGACCTGAAGCACCGACATCCTTCGCTGGCGAGCAGTGGGGTGAACGGGGGCACGCAGCTGTCCATCCTCAGCAAGAGCAGCTCGCAGATCCGCATGTCCAGCCTGCAGGCCGAGACCCCGGCCACCTGAGCAGCACCGCCGGGGACGCTGCAGCCGGACCCGGTGCCGGACCCGACGCCGCCAAACCCACCACGCCCACCCTCGTCCCGATGACCAGCCTCAACAACCCATTCCTCAACCCCTACCCCAACCCATACCCAGACGAAACCATGATGGAAACCCAACTCAACTCCAGCGACCCAGAACAGCCTCTAGTCTGA
- the adcyap1r1b gene encoding pituitary adenylate cyclase-activating polypeptide type I receptor isoform X1, which produces MSAANILALLLLLTPVLSQQVPSNCVIKREQEKCLEMMALDDPVNDPELGCPWMWDNLTCWQPARIGEVVEVNCPELFSQFMSEEDYELGKVSRNCTEFGWSETFPHYIDACLYEEGNSSQDMYYVSVKALYTVGYSTSLVSLTTAMVILCRFRKLHCTRNFIHMNLFVSFILRAISVFIKDGVLYAKEDSEHCFIHTLECRAVMIFFHYCVLSNYFWLFIEGLYLFTLLVETFFPEKRYFYWYIIIGWGTPTVCVTIWAVLRLHFDDIGCWDMNDNAAIWWVIKGPVLASIMINFVLFIGIIIILVQKLQSPDIGGNESSIYLRLARSTLLLIPLFGIHYTVFAFSPENVSKRERLVFELGLGSFQGFVVAVLYCFLNGEYIPQGAIGDQEEMAQLDGEQVLCCGPEAPTSFAGEQWGERGHAAVHPQQEQLADPHVQPAGRDPGHLSSTAGDAAAGPGAGPDAAKPTTPTLVPMTSLNNPFLNPYPNPYPDETMMETQLNSSDPEQPLV; this is translated from the exons GTTGTCCATGGATGTGGGACAACCTGACGTGTTGGCAGCCGGCCAGGATCGGTGAAGTGGTCGAGGTCAACTGTCCCGAACTCTTCTCTCAGTTCATGAGTGAAGAAGACTACG AGCTGGGGAAGGTGAGTCGTAACTGCACTGAGTTTGGCTGGTCAGAGACCTTCCCTCACTACATCGATGCCTGCCTGTATGAGGAAGGAAACAGCAGCCAG GACATGTACTATGTGTCGGTGAAGGCTCTGTACACCGTGGGCTACAGCACCTCTTTGGTCTCTCTCACCACAGCCATGGTGATCCTGTGCAGGTTCAG GAAGTTGCACTGTACCAGGAACTTCATCCACATGAATCTATTTGTGTCGTTCATCCTGCGAGCTATTTCTGTCTTCATCAAAGACGGCGTGCTGTACGCCAAAGAGGACAGCGAGCACTGCTTCATACACACT CTGGAGTGTCGAGCAGTGATGATATTCTTCCACTACTGTGTCCTGTCTAACTACTTCTGGCTCTTCATTGAGGGTCTGtacctcttcactctgctggtGGAGACCTTCTTCCCCGAGAAGAGATACTTCTACTGGTACATCATCATTGGCTGGG GGACCCCCACGGTGTGCGTGACGATCTGGGCGGTGCTGAGGCTGCACTTTGATGATATAGG CTGTTGGGACATGAATGACAACGCTGCCATCTGGTGGGTGATAAAGGGACCTGTGCTAGCTTCCATCATG ATCAACTTTGTTCTCTTCATcggcatcatcatcatccttgTGCAGAAGTTACAGTCCCCAGATATCGGAGGAAATGAATCCAGTATTTACCT GAGGTTGGCCCGCTCTACTCTGCTACTGATTCCTCTGTTTGGGATCCACTACACTGTGTTCGCCTTCTCCCCCGAGAACGTCAGCAAGCGAGAGCGTCTGGTGTTTGAGCTCGGACTCGGATCCTTCCAG ggCTTTGTTGTGGCTGTCCTCTACTGCTTCCTGAATGGAGAG TATATCCCTCAAGGTGCAATCGGAGATCAAGAGGAAATGGCGCAGCTGGACGGTGAACAGGTACTTTGCTGTGGACCTGAAGCACCGACATCCTTCGCTGGCGAGCAGTGGGGTGAACGGGGGCACGCAGCTGTCCATCCTCAGCAAGAGCAGCTCGCAGATCCGCATGTCCAGCCTGCAGGCCGAGACCCCGGCCACCTGAGCAGCACCGCCGGGGACGCTGCAGCCGGACCCGGTGCCGGACCCGACGCCGCCAAACCCACCACGCCCACCCTCGTCCCGATGACCAGCCTCAACAACCCATTCCTCAACCCCTACCCCAACCCATACCCAGACGAAACCATGATGGAAACCCAACTCAACTCCAGCGACCCAGAACAGCCTCTAGTCTGA